From Daphnia magna isolate NIES linkage group LG2, ASM2063170v1.1, whole genome shotgun sequence:
AgtgcgtttaattttgatcacAACGTACAATATTTTGTGAATTTCAAGAGGtaattttttgaataaaatttttagattttaaaaaataagctCTACAAAATAAGGCCGACttttcgatttttgttttgtgttgtttcaAAAACTAGATATTAATAAAAAGTTACATGATAAAGATCCAGAATTTAATAAGAATCACGAcaatcaagtttgtttttccgttagatttatacttttttagttatttgatttttaacgTGGTAGTCTAGCGCTAAAAACCACTTTGAGTGcgtttttttcaataactatacaaaaaatgggaaactAATGTGTTAACTGAAATCAGCGTGTAATTTTGAGTataacgtgtgattttcattgaattctaagagatgtcattttttgcggattttcgcaaaagtgggaaggctatacccttcccactttttcatttttcgctaaattctagatgtagtttaaaatacatcaTCTCCATACAGAATCAAACGAGGATCACAATCCACAagttatttttaacgtgaagcttatagtttttaaaataaatgtagAAAATGGAGCGAcagtgctggcgcgccagcaatcCGTTGGAccaatttatttcaaaaacagttggtttgatgagaaaactgatatttttttttgcgtttaattttgatcacAACGTGCAATTTTtagcgaattccaagagttTAATTTTTCGAGCGAATttgagattttaaaaaataagccTTACAAAATAAGGCCGACttttcgatttttgttttgttttgtttcaaaagcTAGATATTACTAAAAGTTACATGATCAAAATGCTGAATTTAATGAGAATCATGAcaatcaagtttgtttttcgttAGACTTATACTTTTTTagttatttgattttaacgtGGTAGTCTAGCGCTAAAAACCACTTTGAGTgcgttttttaaaaataactatacaaaaaaagggaaaactaaTGTGTTATCTGAAATCAGCGTGcaattttgagtataacgtgtgattttcattgaattctaagagatgtcattttttgcggattttcgcaaaagtgggaaggctataacccttcccactttttcatttttggctaaattctaaatatagtttaaaatacatcatttcgattcaaaatcaAACGAGAATCACAAAAATCGACTTCATTTTTCTGTGAAACCTATACTTTTTGAGTTATTCGAGTTCAAAGTTGTTACGCTAAAACCATTTTGATTCCGTTCTGTTTCAAAAATTCGGTTTCAAGTTCTGGAACGTAGATGGTCACCGGATGGCAGTAGGATTTCTTtgaattacaaaattaaatgttAAGCTATAGAACCGGAACAGGGTTTGTCAATAAACAAGTGGGTCAAATGGCGTTCCGTAGAAATTCcgaaaaataatttgttgatTTTGCCTTTATGTTCCAGGAACGAAATGTTTGCTCGACCGAGGGAACATATTCAACTTTGGCATCCATTACCTGATCTCAATTGATGTCAAAACAGTCACTGTCAAGCGTTTGCTTTTAAATGGAGAcccaaagaaatgaaaaaggaaatatgGACAGCACTGTTGGTGTTTATATTCTTCTATatgttttttaatattatcgaCATTTAACAAATCATGTTTTGCCATCTTCTTtctatatacatatttttcaattgtaaTCTAATGCGttcatgattttctttttattttccgttGATAATGCAACCTTCTCTTCTGCTGAAATTCCCTGTATTTGATTTTACACGAATCGGTTCGTTGGTTGTTTTACTTCTTGACATTTTCCATCGTGATCTGTTTGAGAACTCGTACCGGCAATCCTGTAGCTCTACGGGCAAAATTTGTTGCACCAATTCAGCCGTTGTATCGAGCGAATCCTGGCTGGACAAATAAATCGTTTAATTTTTCCTCATTTGGGGATTTTAAAAACTTGTACTTGGCATTTCCTTCATCGGTATATAACAAACCATCAATTAGGGAGACCGGATGGGTGGGAAGGGTCGATAATATGCGCGAATTTCTATgcatccttttttgtttttcgccGTTGTTTTCGGGTGCGTGGGCacgaaaaatggaaaaatgtcGTGAGAACAAATCTGACACCCATATGCTGACACATTTGTGCTGATTCATAAATACGAGAAAAGGAAGGGGGGATGGAGTTTAACAGAAAAGACGTAAGATtcggagaaataaaaaaactaaaaacaaacgACAATTGGTGATGTGCAGCATATGAGATGTAACACACAAGAACTtgtcattttattttcaaacggAACATATGTGTAGACCTTCACGTTTTGTTTCCTGTATTGTTGTGAGGgggattttttcaaatataacACATGCATTGCAATAGGAAATACGAATGCGCGACgaacaaatgaaaataaagtAAGGGTACGGGAATGGGTAGCAACATgttggcctttttctttttcgcccGTCATAAGTTGTCCAGTTAAAAGACGGGATGAAAGACCCAATTTccttatttcatttgtttttgttttctaattcaatatatatatatatatgtaaactttaGATATTTCTTGTTTGCCCCATAGTACCATAAACCATCGAGTCCTTGTCCAATAAAGAGGGGACAGGAAagcgaaacaaaaataacggaACAGTCCATCACTTCCGTCTAGACGTTGACGAACAAGTATCATTTGTGCCAGCCGATAGAAATACAGTACGCATATGTACAATTTTGACTCGGCGAGTAAACGAGACGCTTCTTTTATCCCAATACCCGTTGTGCCAGTGATGATCGATTGTTTGTaagttattctttttttttcatctttttttttttttacaattcatAAGGGGCAggcaaaaaacattttttttttttcgaattttttgtttttgttttttgtttggcaGCAAGTCATTTTcttggttaattttttttttttccccatcaaGCTTCCACAGGGCTGATTTGGCCATTGCGTTGCTGTGGCGGCTGTTGCGTCGCTGATTGTTGATGATCcagtttccttttttgctCTTGCATCGCTTCCTTTTGATCCTGCAGTCGCTTATTATAGGAATCAGCCAGCAACTGCCAGCTCTTTCGATTCGAATGAACTCCATCCAGTAAAGGGGTAAGCTTCTCATCGACCGCGGAAAACGCCTGGCAAAATCAGTGCGGATCAAATGAGTTAGAATAAAAGAAGGGCAAATGATCTCAACTGGAAAAGAGGCTTACGTCGTAGACTGGTAGGCAAATAGAATCGATAAATCCGACTTGCATAGCGGGTAGCTGATCTTTCTTTTCACGATTCATCATATCCTAGGAATGAAACAATCACGCAATCACACAGCTAAATTAAAGATGTAATGACGGGCAGAAATTCTCTTACAATCGGGGTGATTTTGAGCTCCCTGCGCTCGATGTCTCCCTGTTCGAAGAACTCGTTGGCTACCAAATCAGCCACTTTCCACTGTACTTCCCACGGTTTGGTGATGGCAGCAACGTCACATGCGGTCATCATCATGCCACGCAATAGCTCCCGATGGCTTTCCTGCCACCAGTCGTACGATCGGGTAGCAACCAGTTGGAAGAACGCTCCGCGTTTTCTGTACAGATAAAGAACAATGTTTAAAAGCTGTTGATTGTTCGTTGTTATGTCACGTTCACAGTCAGATCGGGGATTGAAAAGGGGAACATCATCCCACGCCGAATGGCTGGGCAAAGGAAAGACGATTTAATTTGAATGCGCGCAGTTGGAAAGGCTGTCGCTGTTTGGAAATCTTCATCCAAAACATGTTTGTTGTTGTATGCAAAGTAAGGCGGCGACGTTGCCAAGATACGACTCCACCACTTCTGCTACCGTCAACATAAAGATGGAATAGAGTTCGGTCTCGCCTCTTCCTATTTATAGGTTTCTAGCCGGAAATTTCGGTGGGATTACACGACTACGAGAAAAGCAGTTGACAAGTAACTGTCGCTAGTGACGTCATGCGTCGGAATCGTGAAAGTAACCGGAAGGTAATAATGTGTGCACGCACCCGAAATAAACAGCCAAGTCGGTAGATAGGATGGCTTCCTCGAGTACTTTGATGATCTTCGTATATTCGTCAGAAGTGACGTTGCTCAATATTTGGCAACCCTGGATGATGAAAGGCAAACGAGAATTGAAATTGCAAATTAGGTACACGTATAAATGACTCGAGTGGATTACTTGGCTGCTTAAAATCATGAGACATTGATCGAAGTGGTGTCGCTCCATCGTCGACGTCGTGTACAATTGCGCCAGAGGTGAGGACGCTCTAAAAACAGTCAAATATTTCAATGACAATTTTTGCGCAAGAAAACCGATTTACTAGCTACATACTTGACTTGAAAGGAATTATTGGTTCCTCTGTGATCAAGATCATGACACAGACAAGCCATAATGAGCGAAAGAACTTCGATTTCGCCTAGAACTTTCCACCATTGCGTGCCctgtaataataaaaacatcCCATTTGGTCGATCCATTGGTTAGGAAACACGCACTcgcatataaaaaaaaaaacaagaaaaaaaaagaaaaaagtaggaAACCAAAATGTTACCGTCACGATGGCGAACATCATTTGAGCTACGTTAAAAGCGTGCCTCCAATTATGGTACGTCACGTTGCGGTAGTTCTTTTTGACGCTCAACAACCATCGACAAAGCACTTCGTAATCGATGTGAAACCTACCGATCAAGTCCAAATCGAGAAACATTCGTAGACAGgcctagaaagaaaaaaaaaaaaagcaaagtgTCAGAACATGAaaatacagaaataaaaaaaaagaacctcGATCGATATGATAAGATTTCTTGAAAGTTGTTGGAATGAAGTCGTAAACGTACCTTCAACGTCTCTTCGTCCTCCAGACTGAAATCATTGAAACGGTAGTCGTGCAGCCGGTACGCTTTGGCAGACGGGACGATGGCTTTCTGCAATAGCGAGACAATCAAAACAATCAAACGAAACTGCGCACgtacacaaacaaaacaaaaaaaaacgagccgGGCAAATAATAAGGCAAGACGGCAAACTCCGCCAGCAATATCACGCGTTTGCCTATCTTTTGACATAACTTTAAGAACGTTCGATCACCAAACGACTCACCCGCAAAGGCAATAATGGCCGTCTGGGTTTAAAGTTTTGAACAGGACTTTCACAGTGGTACAGACAAAGAGAAAGGCATCAAATTGACAAGTGATAGCGTACAgaatttgccttttttttacgACTTTGTTTTGAAGACTGAACTTCCAAGAAATCTTAGACTAGATGGGAACTAAGTTCGTGTTTCCATGGCCACAAATCACCACGAACAAAGACGAGAAGAACCGACTTTTGTCGTGTTTGCGCTCTTCAGACTTTGGTTTGTTAGTAATGGTGCGCACTTGGAGAACGAGCACACATTTCATTGAGGCAAACGTTCCAAGGACCACGTCAAGCCAGTTTGATTGTTTTTACCTTCAACTTGGTGGCATCTTCAGCTGGCGCGGTAGCGTGGTAACTCAACACCTCCAGCGTGACGCGTTGTTTGGCCATGGCCACAATGGCTTTCTCGTACCTGACGAATTAAGTCATAACGGTTACGTGACGATAAAATCCGACACGCCACACAATCgtaaaaacagaaaaggggaaataaagcaaaagagagaaagacgCAAACCAAATTACATGTTGGTGTTGTTGATGCCCATGCCGCAAAAGATGGAGAAAGCTTCGACAAAGTTCTCATCGTTTTTGGTGAAAGGCAAGTTGTTGAATTTGTTGACTAACTGTGGAAGAAAAGTCCGATTACGTTTCTGACAATTGcagtcatttgttttttgttttttgttttttaatttaattttacctGAATGACGCCGATGATGCAACCTTCGGAATTCTTGATTGGCATGCACAAGACCGTCTTGTGGACAAAGTCCGTCCCATCGTCGACCGAAGGATCGAAACGCGGATCCAGGTAGGCGTCGATGATGTTCACTGTCtagtgatttaaaaaaaatgatagcCAATCAAAGTTCACTCGAACCTGTTCCTCACGTATTCGTTTCTCTTTAAATGCTGTACCTCTGCGGTAGTTGCGACGTAGCTGGTGATGCCCACGTTAATCGGGAATCGACTCTCCTTTGGACTAGAAGggaagaaacgaaaaaaaaaaaaagagtggcAATCATCAAAGCGggaaagaggggggaaaaaagaactACAATTATTTGCGAATGAACAAAGtatcaaagaaaaaggaaacttGAAACGAGgaaacttttaaaaagaaaaagttcaaGATTTTTCTGACAAAAAGGGCTTACTTTTGAGATCGCCTATAGGCAGTTTCTAGCCAATATGTAGCTGAGCAGTCAAATATTAATTACCTAGTTCCAGAACCCTCGGGGTCCTCTCCGCTTAGATCGCTGGCTTCGAAATCGAATACACGCGAGAAAGTTCCTTTCGATGCCTCGTGGACTAGTAATACCTAATTGGGCAAAGGCAAATGATAATGAGGAAATAGAACAGGGCAGGATTAGGATGAGCTAAAAGTTAGGGCCACGGCCAGTTCTTGATGAAAAGGCAAGTCCCGATCGATATTTATACCTGGCAACGCTGACACTGAATCAGTGATTGCGTGTGTGTTAAGATGCGGTAGACCATGATCTCGAGCGTACTTTGTTCCTCGAAGATCATGCGAGCTAAATCCAATAAAACCTGCCATTGCacaagaacaatagaaaaataatagaGAGGGAATTAAGTTTAACACAAATAAATCCAGGTGTAGGGTTTGCTATAAAACTTGATGAGCCGTGCAACCGAACGTCCCCATGTTTATGGCCTAATAACAGGGACACGCCCTTTTCTAAATAGTTTAAGGTCAATTAAAACTTTACAAGCTGCTACTTTCCTTGAAGCACTTTGGATCAACGACATTTACAATGGAAACAATGACGCATATCCACACGATTCTAGTACAATGTTTAGACCAAATAAGGTAAAGCAAGTCACGTTAGAAGCTTGAGGGCACGCACACCGAAAATACAAAAGATAAAGCGTCCAAGATTTATAGAAGCTCATAAAAATCTCTCTCTGGTTGGCGATTGCATCGTGATCATCATTGCCGTCATCGTAGTACCTGATTGCGCTTAATTTCTAATTGGCTGCGCTCGTAGAGTTGCGCGTTCTTGAGACCAATGCCGCAGAACTGGAGATAGCCGGCGAACACCCGACTATCGTGAACCGTGAACGTGGCTTCGTTATCACCCTGTTTGTTGATGACCTGTGCGACTCCAATGACTTCGTTATTCGAGTCTTTGATGGGCAGGCAGAGCATTGAGCGTGTGTGATAGCCGGTCATCACATCCACATCGTGATTGAACCGTTCGTCCTAGATAATATCCGATTAAAGGAGTTAAATTATTCTTCATCGAAAACTAGGCTCAGCACAAAAGGCAAACACAATAAATGCAataaatactaaaaaaaaaaaaatgaatttcaaagAAGCATACTTTGTATGCATCAGGTATGTTGACTGGCTCGCCGCTTTGCGCTACATAACCGACAATACCGGAGCCCCAAGGGATACGAatttcttccttcttctccATCTCCTTCAGAGTGGATTGCGAGCACACGTCGAAAAGTTTGGAAACGAGGCAGCGCGACTCGGAACCGCGCTCTCCTTGCACTAGGAACAGCGAACATCGATCCGCTTTTGTCAGGATGCTCACATTCTGTTCGTCGCCGAGAGAGGAGTTAGAAATAAAGACAAAACACAACATTAGATTATTATCACAGTAAACTTGAATAGCGCAGCATTTGCTAAACAAAACGTTTCAAAAGCCAAAAACATGTTAGAAATCAACAAGAAATAGATACTGTCACACACGCTCGTTAAACGCATCGTTAAAATGCGTACATTTCAGCGTCTTTGAAACTAAAACATCAAGGAGCTGGCAATGATTTGATATTGGCGGGATAAACGCACACGATAGATTCAAATATCCCGCTAGAACGATGGTGCCAAACATAACAATCGTCGTTGCTTTTTAGGTGTTTGTTAGCTTCTCTGATTTCTTATTTTACCTGCAGGATTTTGTGGCAGAGACTGCGTACGTCCAGATCGTTACAAATATCTTTGACGAGTTCGAAAATGAGCTCTTTCTCATCGAGCGATTTGAGCTCGTTGCGATTCCGCCGGAACGGTTTAATGCTGTGGTTGATGAGGGCGTGTGTCTCTTCGCTGGTCGACGGGCTGATGAATGTCAGCGTTCCGTCAACGTTGCTAATTAGCGGTCGGAGCAGACCGCCGCGCTCAAATTCGTGGGCCGAGATCTTGCGAACGGGTGTCGCCATCCCAGAACTAGTTTTTCCACTGCTGCCCAGTCccggctgctgttgctgaCCACTCGTCGAAGAGCCAGATTCCGTTTCGGTAGATCCTCCGGACGCGGCTCCAGCGCCTCCGCTTGGCAGCGAGTGTGACACCAGCCAAGCATCGACCATCTGCCGAGTAGCTTTCCTGCAAATATGTTTGAGATATTAAAAATCAGCTGTCGATAGGCGTTTGGAACGAAACAAACGGTTGAACGCAGAAGACGAATCATTGGAATTGAAAGGCAGATATTGAAAAATCGTTGCCTTTTGTCGaaagaacaaaacagaaaaaacacGGAAGAATGTTGTAGTCGCAGAGCAGCTTCGTTGTTATATCCTTGGTGAAAGGCTGTTGGGTCTACAGGAATTTATTTTCTGCAATTGGACACCATGTCACTGATTTCCAATTGCCAAGGGCAATGCTGCCAAAGGAGCGAAGAAATAATTCACGATAAATCCGTCAGCGAGACAACAGAAACGCGCGATAAACATGCAGACATCTCCTCCGTAGTGGCTGATTATCGTTTCAGGGAGAAATCTTTTAGGATAATATTTAGTTTTCGTTATAGAAAAACAACTGCCAACGAATATTTTCGTCGCTGTCTTCGTGGAAAAAATTCTGCTCGGAGCAAGTTTATTTTATAAACGAAGTTTGTTGTGACGTTTACACGGAGCTACTACCTGTGCTCAACTTCCGGCTGTGTAGGgaacagagaaaaagaaaaaaaaaaaagaacaggtGGATGCAAATAATTTAGCACGGCACTCAAATATCGTTGCATTATTCCAAGGTGAACCGGAAGTGCATGTGAATCGATCGTTATTTCTCGTCCTCTGAAGCCGACCTATTATTGATCAGGCcgtggaaaaaagaaacaacaaatgaaTTCTGCAAATAGAATTTGCCATTCGCAACCAATCGGTAGGGGTATAATCAAATATCTACAATGATATTAAGAATTGACGGACCAATCtggaagaaacaaacaaaaaacaaagacaGCCTTCGAGTTGCTACGCCGTTCGTTTATAATTTGTTTCTCGTGTCGCCTGAAATTCCAGTTGATTCAAATCAGACTTGTCTGAAGTACATGAACTACTTCAATTCGCAAAGGGACTGCAAGAGGGAACACCGTCTCGACGTAATATCAAAACATGACAAAATAATGTTCAACATTAGACGGTTGATTGACGGCAACAAGTTTTTACTCTCTCGGCCGCAGGCTGAATAACTCAGACCAGATTGCGAAATTCAGTACAACAAGTTGCCAATCtcattttcaacttttttccgCAGCTCTGACGCAtttacattttctctttttttttttcttctgatatCATCGCGAGGCAGTGATGAATTGTACAAAACACTTTCATGACGACGAAAGGTTCGATTGCGTGAGCTGGAAATGCGCCGTTCGTCCTTTTACAAATTCTGCAACGTAGGCAAGCGCTGCCGTAATCGAAGTACACCGAACATGAAAAGAAGTTCccgtttgatttctcatttctttttcattttcttccctttttccatcaaaaataaagagaaaaaggggTTCGTGCGGAAGGCGGATTTACCGGTGAGCTACTTACGGAAACGTTCAATGGCAAaaatcaacacaaaaaaaaaacaagtaaataaATAGAATAAATGCTAGATAGAGCAAGAAGAGAAATAACTTTTGTCGCATCAGCAGATAAACAAGCAGATAACGTACGGATGTAAGAACCCACGTCATGACAGGCGACCGTGTCTGGCATAAGTACACATTTCCTTTCCATCGACCATCGGCTACCAATCGACCGACTGaccgagagaaaaaaaggaacataTAACAACCATCAGGACTGTCTACTTGGCTCCAGTGTCGCTGTAGTTGCAGAAGACGGGCAGCAAAAGAATTGTGTACGCGACAAGGATGTACAAGGGCGAGCGAACAGAAGCGGGTCaccacacatacacacacagagagagacagagacgTGATCGACACGAAAAAGTTGCTGTCGTCCGTGTTATTCAATCAGGCCGTGTGTCAACACAAAGACCAATTGTAAATATACCATTCTTTCTTGTTCCGGAGACAATCTCATTTGTAAAACTTGAACTGACCACCAAATCAATCTCCAAAGAGAAAGATAAGAtataaagggaaaaaaacaaaaaacaaacgcgtTTGCGACTAACCTGAGAAAATAGTCG
This genomic window contains:
- the LOC116916387 gene encoding dual 3',5'-cyclic-AMP and -GMP phosphodiesterase 11 isoform X6, with the translated sequence MQRPRSGRISEGSKLAMINSGISRSSASMEIPSPPVSWTARRQKGTAASRGGEDSSRGTSELTKGNSGDHHVGYSHPATPSTPAPAGTNLQNSAAGSYSSFCGITGSTGSSALAPAAPSAGGGPIAGPASYRDHNEQQSSGEWDLKKWNEERERDRETWINDPEWLRVESWIDEHPNFCLDYFLRKATRQMVDAWLVSHSLPSGGAGAASGGSTETESGSSTSGQQQQPGLGSSGKTSSGMATPVRKISAHEFERGGLLRPLISNVDGTLTFISPSTSEETHALINHSIKPFRRNRNELKSLDEKELIFELVKDICNDLDVRSLCHKILQNVSILTKADRCSLFLVQGERGSESRCLVSKLFDVCSQSTLKEMEKKEEIRIPWGSGIVGYVAQSGEPVNIPDAYKDERFNHDVDVMTGYHTRSMLCLPIKDSNNEVIGVAQVINKQGDNEATFTVHDSRVFAGYLQFCGIGLKNAQLYERSQLEIKRNQVLLDLARMIFEEQSTLEIMVYRILTHTQSLIQCQRCQVLLVHEASKGTFSRVFDFEASDLSGEDPEGSGTSPKESRFPINVGITSYVATTAETVNIIDAYLDPRFDPSVDDGTDFVHKTVLCMPIKNSEGCIIGVIQLVNKFNNLPFTKNDENFVEAFSIFCGMGINNTNMYEKAIVAMAKQRVTLEVLSYHATAPAEDATKLKKAIVPSAKAYRLHDYRFNDFSLEDEETLKACLRMFLDLDLIGRFHIDYEVLCRWLLSVKKNYRNVTYHNWRHAFNVAQMMFAIVTGTQWWKVLGEIEVLSLIMACLCHDLDHRGTNNSFQVKASSPLAQLYTTSTMERHHFDQCLMILSSQGCQILSNVTSDEYTKIIKVLEEAILSTDLAVYFGKRGAFFQLVATRSYDWWQESHRELLRGMMMTACDVAAITKPWEVQWKVADLVANEFFEQGDIERRELKITPIDMMNREKKDQLPAMQVGFIDSICLPVYDAFSAVDEKLTPLLDGVHSNRKSWQLLADSYNKRLQDQKEAMQEQKRKLDHQQSATQQPPQQRNGQISPVEA
- the LOC116916387 gene encoding dual 3',5'-cyclic-AMP and -GMP phosphodiesterase 11 isoform X1, with protein sequence MIETQRSGRISEGSKLAMINSGISRSSASMEIPSPPVSWTARRQKAGTAASRGGEDSSRGTSELTKGNSGDHHVGYSHPATPSTPAPAGTNLQNSAAGSYSSFCGITGSTGSSALAPAAPSAGGGPIAGPASYRDHNEQQSSGEWDLKKWNEERERDRETWINDPEWLRVESWIDEHPNFCLDYFLRKATRQMVDAWLVSHSLPSGGAGAASGGSTETESGSSTSGQQQQPGLGSSGKTSSGMATPVRKISAHEFERGGLLRPLISNVDGTLTFISPSTSEETHALINHSIKPFRRNRNELKSLDEKELIFELVKDICNDLDVRSLCHKILQNVSILTKADRCSLFLVQGERGSESRCLVSKLFDVCSQSTLKEMEKKEEIRIPWGSGIVGYVAQSGEPVNIPDAYKDERFNHDVDVMTGYHTRSMLCLPIKDSNNEVIGVAQVINKQGDNEATFTVHDSRVFAGYLQFCGIGLKNAQLYERSQLEIKRNQVLLDLARMIFEEQSTLEIMVYRILTHTQSLIQCQRCQVLLVHEASKGTFSRVFDFEASDLSGEDPEGSGTSPKESRFPINVGITSYVATTAETVNIIDAYLDPRFDPSVDDGTDFVHKTVLCMPIKNSEGCIIGVIQLVNKFNNLPFTKNDENFVEAFSIFCGMGINNTNMYEKAIVAMAKQRVTLEVLSYHATAPAEDATKLKKAIVPSAKAYRLHDYRFNDFSLEDEETLKACLRMFLDLDLIGRFHIDYEVLCRWLLSVKKNYRNVTYHNWRHAFNVAQMMFAIVTGTQWWKVLGEIEVLSLIMACLCHDLDHRGTNNSFQVKASSPLAQLYTTSTMERHHFDQCLMILSSQGCQILSNVTSDEYTKIIKVLEEAILSTDLAVYFGKRGAFFQLVATRSYDWWQESHRELLRGMMMTACDVAAITKPWEVQWKVADLVANEFFEQGDIERRELKITPIDMMNREKKDQLPAMQVGFIDSICLPVYDAFSAVDEKLTPLLDGVHSNRKSWQLLADSYNKRLQDQKEAMQEQKRKLDHQQSATQQPPQQRNGQISPVEA
- the LOC116916387 gene encoding dual 3',5'-cyclic-AMP and -GMP phosphodiesterase 11 isoform X11; its protein translation is MIETQRSGRISEGSKLAMINSGISRSSASMEIPSPPVSWTARRQKAGTAASRGGEDSSRGTSELTKGNSGDHHVGYSHPATPSTPAPAGTNLQNSAAGSYSSFCGITGSTGSSALAPAAPSAGGGPIAGPASYRDHNEQQSSGEWDLKKWNEERERDRETWINDPEWLRVESWIDEHPNFCLDYFLRKATRQMVDAWLVSHSLPSGGAGAASGGSTETESGSSTSGQQQQPGLGSSGKTSSGMATPVRKISAHEFERGGLLRPLISNVDGTLTFISPSTSEETHALINHSIKPFRRNRNELKSLDEKELIFELVKDICNDLDVRSLCHKILQNVSILTKADRCSLFLVQGERGSESRCLVSKLFDVCSQSTLKEMEKKEEIRIPWGSGIVGYVAQSGEPVNIPDAYKDERFNHDVDVMTGYHTRSMLCLPIKDSNNEVIGVAQVINKQGDNEATFTVHDSRVFAGYLQFCGIGLKNAQLYERSQLEIKRNQVLLDLARMIFEEQSTLEIMVYRILTHTQSLIQCQRCQVLLVHEASKGTFSRVFDFEASDLSGEDPEGSGTSPKESRFPINVGITSYVATTAETVNIIDAYLDPRFDPSVDDGTDFVHKTVLCMPIKNSEGCIIGVIQLVNKFNNLPFTKNDENFVEAFSIFCGMGINNTNMYEKAIVAMAKQRVTLEVLSYHATAPAEDATKLKKAIVPSAKAYRLHDYRFNDFSLEDEETLKACLRMFLDLDLIGRFHIDYEVLCRWLLSVKKNYRNVTYHNWRHAFNVAQMMFAIVTGTQWWKVLGEIEVLSLIMACLCHDLDHRGTNNSFQVKASSPLAQLYTTSTMERHHFDQCLMILSSQGCQILSNVTSDEYTKIIKVLEEAILSTDLAVYFGRVIPPKFPARNL